A genome region from Deinococcus ruber includes the following:
- the ubiE gene encoding bifunctional demethylmenaquinone methyltransferase/2-methoxy-6-polyprenyl-1,4-benzoquinol methylase UbiE, whose amino-acid sequence MSIPSVGDQRSQSDQQRKADDVQAMFASIAPRYDLLNRLLSAGIDRGWRRAAAEEALLLHPARLLDVATGTADFALELKRRAPACEVIGSDFVPQMLEIGREKAKAQHLDIRLEEGDALNLPYPDASFDTITCAFGFRNFADYARGLAEFWRVLKPGGRCVILEFPPPAPGLFGSVFRFYFQHVLPRIGGLISGNAGAYTYLPESVLAFPAPQRLAQLMVATGFRTRYRLLTFGIAAVHVGDKL is encoded by the coding sequence ATGAGCATCCCCAGCGTGGGCGACCAACGTTCCCAGAGTGACCAGCAGCGCAAGGCCGACGACGTGCAGGCCATGTTTGCCAGTATCGCGCCGCGTTACGACCTGCTCAACCGCCTGCTGAGTGCGGGCATCGACAGGGGCTGGCGTCGGGCTGCCGCCGAGGAAGCGCTGCTGCTGCATCCGGCACGCCTGCTGGACGTGGCGACCGGAACCGCCGATTTCGCGCTGGAACTCAAGCGCCGCGCTCCAGCGTGCGAGGTGATCGGCTCGGATTTCGTCCCGCAGATGCTGGAGATCGGGCGCGAGAAGGCGAAGGCGCAGCATCTGGATATTAGATTGGAGGAGGGCGACGCGCTGAACCTGCCGTACCCCGACGCCAGCTTCGACACCATCACCTGCGCGTTCGGCTTCCGCAATTTTGCCGACTACGCACGCGGTCTGGCCGAGTTCTGGCGCGTGCTGAAGCCTGGGGGCCGCTGCGTGATTCTGGAGTTTCCGCCGCCCGCACCGGGGCTGTTCGGCAGCGTCTTCCGCTTTTACTTTCAGCACGTGCTGCCGCGTATCGGCGGCCTGATCAGCGGCAATGCGGGCGCGTATACGTACCTGCCCGAAAGCGTGCTAGCCTTTCCTGCTCCGCAGCGACTGGCACAGCTGATGGTGGCGACAGGCTTCCGCACTCGCTACCGGCTGCTGACCTTCGGAATCGCGGCGGTGCATGTGGGCGACAAGCTGTAA